Proteins encoded in a region of the Streptomyces sp. NBC_00258 genome:
- a CDS encoding aldo/keto reductase encodes MQTRTLGSTGPAVSALGLGAMGMSGAYGVADRAEGIATVHAALEAGVTLIDTGDFYAMGHNELLLAEALRGRDRDSYRLSVKFGQLRGPGREFSGQDGRPEAVKNFLAYSLTRLGTDHIDIYRPARLDPAVPIEETVGAIKEMIDAGYVRHLGLSEVDAATIRRAHAVHPVVDLQIEYSLLSRAVEADILPALRELGIGLTAYGVLGRGLISGHWSADRTAGPGDGRGFSPRFSSGNVEHNLALVEALRRVADAKGCTVAQLAIAWVAAQGDDIVPLVGARTRERLAEALPAIELDLTEDDLAEIEKAVPPGAARGDRYPSAFMAGLGVGN; translated from the coding sequence ATGCAGACACGAACCCTGGGCAGCACCGGTCCGGCCGTTTCCGCGCTGGGCCTTGGCGCGATGGGCATGTCGGGCGCTTACGGCGTGGCCGACCGCGCGGAGGGTATCGCCACTGTGCACGCCGCGCTGGAGGCCGGCGTCACGCTGATCGACACCGGTGACTTCTACGCCATGGGCCACAACGAGCTGCTGCTGGCCGAGGCCCTGCGCGGCCGGGACCGGGACAGCTACCGGCTGAGCGTCAAGTTCGGTCAGCTGCGGGGGCCGGGCCGCGAGTTCAGCGGGCAGGACGGCCGGCCCGAGGCGGTGAAGAACTTCCTGGCCTACTCGCTGACCCGGCTGGGCACCGACCACATCGACATCTACCGTCCCGCCCGGCTGGACCCCGCGGTACCGATCGAGGAGACGGTGGGTGCGATCAAGGAGATGATCGACGCCGGGTATGTCCGGCACCTGGGCCTTTCTGAGGTCGACGCGGCGACGATCCGCAGGGCGCATGCCGTCCACCCGGTCGTCGACCTTCAGATCGAGTACTCCCTCCTGTCCCGTGCGGTGGAGGCGGACATTCTGCCTGCGCTGCGGGAGCTCGGCATCGGCCTGACCGCGTACGGAGTCCTCGGCCGTGGCCTCATCTCCGGGCACTGGTCCGCCGACCGCACAGCCGGCCCCGGCGACGGCCGCGGCTTCAGCCCGCGGTTCTCGAGCGGGAACGTGGAACACAACCTCGCCCTCGTGGAGGCGCTGCGCCGGGTCGCCGACGCGAAGGGGTGCACGGTCGCCCAGCTGGCCATCGCCTGGGTGGCCGCGCAGGGCGACGACATCGTGCCGCTGGTCGGCGCCCGCACCCGCGAGCGGCTGGCCGAGGCGCTGCCCGCGATTGAGCTGGACCTCACCGAGGACGACCTCGCCGAGATCGAGAAGGCGGTGCCGCCGGGCGCTGCACGCGGCGACCGATACCCGTCCGCTTTCATGGCCGGCCTCGGCGTCGGCAACTGA
- a CDS encoding helix-turn-helix transcriptional regulator — MEREQLADFLRRRREAIRPAEVGIADGPRRRTTGLRREEVATLAGMSVDYVVRLEQGRSSQPSTQLLGALARALRLSDDERDHLFHLAGHRPPPADGVARQARAGLIRMLDLLGDTPALVMSDLGEVLAQNRAALLLTGDHTGISGDRRYIAYRWFTDPATRAVTPPEEQERHARQLVADLRAAAGRRTGDSIVTGLVDRLQAASADFRRLWAEHEVAVRRADRKTLLHPRVGRLLMDCETLVTPDQGQQLLVLTPADAEARERLELLRVIGIEEFPTGATGPTAR; from the coding sequence ATGGAACGTGAGCAGCTCGCCGACTTCCTGCGCCGCCGCCGCGAGGCGATCCGCCCGGCCGAGGTCGGCATCGCCGACGGCCCCCGCCGCCGAACCACCGGCCTGCGCCGGGAAGAGGTGGCCACACTCGCCGGGATGTCGGTGGACTATGTCGTACGCCTCGAGCAGGGCCGCAGCAGTCAGCCCTCGACCCAGCTGCTCGGCGCACTGGCCCGGGCGCTGCGCCTCTCCGACGACGAGCGCGACCACCTGTTCCACCTGGCCGGACACCGGCCCCCACCGGCCGACGGGGTGGCCCGCCAGGCCCGCGCCGGCCTGATCCGCATGCTCGACCTGCTCGGCGACACCCCGGCCCTTGTGATGTCCGACCTGGGCGAGGTCCTCGCCCAGAACCGGGCCGCCCTCCTGCTCACGGGCGACCACACCGGCATCTCCGGCGACCGCCGCTACATCGCGTACCGCTGGTTCACCGACCCCGCGACCCGGGCCGTCACCCCGCCCGAGGAGCAGGAACGCCACGCCCGCCAGCTCGTGGCCGACCTGCGTGCGGCGGCCGGCCGCCGGACCGGCGACTCCATCGTCACCGGACTCGTCGACCGGTTGCAGGCCGCGAGCGCCGACTTCCGCCGGCTCTGGGCAGAGCACGAGGTGGCGGTCCGGCGCGCCGACCGCAAGACCCTGCTGCATCCGCGGGTCGGCCGCCTGCTGATGGACTGCGAGACCCTGGTCACTCCCGACCAGGGTCAGCAGCTGCTGGTGCTCACCCCGGCGGACGCCGAGGCTCGCGAGCGGCTGGAGCTGCTGCGGGTCATCGGGATCGAGGAATTCCCCACGGGGGCAACGGGCCCGACGGCACGGTGA
- a CDS encoding helix-turn-helix transcriptional regulator → MTREQPAGGGTELGSFLRARRAAITPAEAGLTVGPGPRRTPGLRREELATLTGISVDYYVRLERGKETRPSPSVIDALAHALHLEEDEHEHLRSLVALATRTAPKPPAPPSRTIRPGVKLLLEILRPNPTHVVSRTNDLLAANPSGLRLLTGIEDWPARQRNLARYVFLHPASRTLFHDWATQVRGCVARLRALAGTDPDAPDLTRLAGELLLKSPEFARLWERYDIKGHSHGRKTFHHPDVGDLTLGYQSMELEGTPGHRLITYYAEPGTTDYDALSLLDLLGSQPTSHTPTPSHDEPTSPST, encoded by the coding sequence ATGACACGTGAGCAGCCCGCCGGCGGGGGCACCGAGCTGGGCAGCTTCCTGCGCGCCCGCCGGGCCGCAATCACCCCCGCCGAGGCCGGGCTCACGGTCGGCCCGGGACCGCGCCGCACCCCCGGACTGCGCCGTGAGGAACTGGCCACCCTCACCGGCATCAGCGTCGACTACTACGTACGCCTGGAACGCGGCAAGGAAACCCGTCCCAGCCCCTCCGTCATCGACGCCCTGGCCCACGCCCTGCATCTGGAGGAGGACGAACACGAGCATCTGCGCAGTCTCGTCGCCCTCGCCACCCGCACCGCGCCGAAACCTCCGGCGCCGCCCAGCCGGACCATACGGCCGGGCGTGAAGCTTCTGCTGGAGATCTTGCGGCCGAATCCCACGCACGTGGTCAGCCGTACCAACGACCTGCTCGCGGCCAACCCCAGCGGGCTGAGACTACTGACCGGGATCGAGGACTGGCCGGCCAGGCAGCGCAACCTCGCCCGCTACGTCTTCCTCCACCCCGCCTCGCGCACCCTGTTCCACGACTGGGCCACCCAAGTACGCGGCTGCGTCGCCCGCCTGCGCGCCCTGGCCGGCACCGACCCCGACGCCCCCGACCTCACCCGGCTCGCCGGTGAACTCCTCCTCAAGAGCCCGGAGTTCGCCCGCCTGTGGGAGCGCTACGACATCAAGGGCCACTCCCACGGCCGCAAGACGTTCCACCACCCCGACGTCGGCGACCTCACCCTCGGCTACCAGTCCATGGAGCTGGAAGGCACCCCGGGCCACCGCCTCATCACCTACTACGCCGAGCCGGGCACCACCGACTACGACGCCCTCTCCCTCCTCGACCTGCTCGGCTCACAACCCACTTCCCACACACCGACGCCGTCCCACGACGAACCCACCTCCCCCTCGACGTGA
- a CDS encoding helix-turn-helix transcriptional regulator — protein sequence MASEQRSGGGAEMELGLFLRARRTQTSPDQVGLTVGTGLRRTPGLRREELATLAGISIDYYVRLERGKETRPSPSVLDALARALQLDDAEHQHLRELAARAARYVPEPPPPPSRTVRPHLKLVLETLRPSPAYVISRSMDLLAWNPGGLALYAGLDDWPTGQRNLARYLFLHPTARTLFQDDWDELVRGCVARLRGVAGTAPDAPDLTHLVGELLLKSPDFAKLWERYDVIGRKRVQKTFHHPRAGDLTLSGQSMHLDGTPGQRLGVYTAEPGTPDHDAMLLLDLAASPPAGHPDTKAEQQHRTQS from the coding sequence ATGGCATCTGAGCAGAGGAGCGGCGGGGGCGCCGAAATGGAGCTGGGCCTGTTCCTGCGCGCGCGTCGTACCCAGACCAGTCCCGACCAGGTCGGCCTCACCGTGGGCACCGGCCTGCGCCGTACCCCGGGGCTGCGCCGCGAGGAACTGGCCACGCTCGCCGGCATCAGCATCGACTACTACGTACGCCTGGAGCGTGGCAAGGAAACCCGCCCCAGCCCCTCCGTGCTGGACGCCCTCGCCCGTGCCCTGCAGCTCGACGACGCCGAGCACCAGCACCTGCGCGAGCTCGCCGCCCGCGCTGCCCGGTATGTCCCCGAGCCTCCGCCGCCGCCCAGCCGGACCGTGCGCCCGCATCTGAAGCTGGTCCTGGAGACGCTGCGGCCGAGCCCCGCGTACGTCATCAGCCGCAGCATGGACCTGCTGGCCTGGAATCCCGGCGGCCTCGCCCTGTACGCCGGTCTTGACGACTGGCCCACAGGGCAGCGCAACCTCGCCCGCTACCTCTTCCTCCACCCCACAGCCCGCACCCTCTTCCAGGACGACTGGGACGAACTCGTCCGCGGCTGCGTCGCCAGGCTGCGCGGTGTGGCAGGCACCGCCCCGGACGCCCCCGACCTCACGCACCTCGTCGGCGAACTCCTGCTCAAGAGCCCGGACTTCGCCAAGCTCTGGGAGCGGTACGACGTCATCGGCCGCAAGCGGGTCCAGAAGACCTTCCATCACCCCCGGGCCGGCGACCTCACCCTCAGCGGCCAGAGCATGCACCTCGACGGCACCCCCGGCCAACGCCTCGGCGTCTACACCGCGGAACCCGGTACGCCCGACCACGACGCCATGCTCCTGCTGGACCTGGCCGCGTCGCCGCCCGCCGGGCATCCCGATACGAAGGCCGAACAGCAACATCGCACACAGTCCTGA
- a CDS encoding aldo/keto reductase — protein sequence MQTVTFNNGVEMPILGFGVYQIPPEQTEQAVTDALAAGYRLLDTAAAYQNEEAVGRAIKNSGIPREELFVTTKLWVQDAPAEENTERAFETSLTKLGLDYLDLYLMHQPYGDVYGQWRAMQDLHREGRAKAIGVANFYPDRLLDLILNNEVTPAVNQIETHPFFQRTTDQELMREHGVQIQSWGGFAEGKNDIFTHPVLSGIGEKHGKSVAQVVLRWLTQRDVVAIPKSVRADRMAENIDIFDFELTDDQMASIATLDTGGTLFFDHHAPDMVSWLSARRLDG from the coding sequence ATGCAGACCGTCACCTTCAACAACGGCGTCGAGATGCCGATCCTCGGTTTCGGCGTCTACCAGATCCCGCCGGAGCAGACCGAGCAGGCCGTCACCGACGCCCTCGCCGCCGGCTACCGACTGCTCGACACCGCCGCCGCGTACCAGAACGAGGAGGCCGTCGGCCGCGCCATCAAGAACAGCGGCATCCCCCGCGAAGAGCTGTTCGTCACCACCAAGCTGTGGGTCCAGGACGCGCCCGCCGAGGAGAACACCGAGCGTGCCTTCGAGACGTCGCTGACCAAGCTCGGCCTGGACTACCTCGACCTGTACCTGATGCACCAGCCCTACGGTGACGTGTACGGCCAGTGGCGCGCCATGCAGGACCTCCACCGCGAGGGCCGGGCCAAGGCGATCGGCGTCGCCAACTTCTACCCCGACCGGCTCCTCGACCTCATCCTCAACAACGAGGTCACCCCCGCGGTCAACCAGATCGAGACCCACCCGTTCTTCCAGCGCACCACCGACCAGGAGCTCATGCGCGAGCACGGGGTCCAGATCCAGTCGTGGGGCGGGTTCGCCGAAGGCAAGAACGACATCTTCACCCATCCGGTCCTGAGCGGGATCGGCGAGAAGCACGGCAAGTCCGTGGCACAGGTCGTGCTCCGCTGGCTGACCCAGCGCGACGTCGTCGCGATCCCCAAGTCCGTCCGCGCCGACCGCATGGCGGAGAACATCGACATCTTCGACTTCGAACTGACCGACGACCAGATGGCGTCCATCGCCACCCTGGACACCGGAGGGACGCTGTTCTTCGACCACCACGCCCCGGACATGGTGAGCTGGCTCAGCGCGCGGCGCCTGGACGGCTGA
- a CDS encoding SDR family oxidoreductase: MSKHQNITDVLMVGATGSIGQFAVRAARRHGLRPRALVRDVGRAEQLLPDVELVQGDLEDSASLRRAVGEVDAIVLTHGSGGDSRSDARAHVDYGGVLNILRALDDARPRVALMTSVYATRSDIPGATPWKRRSERLLRASGLPYTIVRPGWFDHSGPTQRRLVLEQGGTADGGIARDQIAETLVRSLLTDTALGKTFELIATEGDEPSDWAELFGALKGDESGSVDGVLDPADLLVEAEPRTLRADLEAIRSVHGTSG, from the coding sequence ATGTCCAAGCACCAGAACATCACCGACGTACTCATGGTCGGCGCGACCGGCAGCATCGGACAGTTCGCCGTGCGCGCCGCGCGGCGACATGGCCTGCGCCCACGGGCACTCGTGCGCGACGTGGGGCGAGCCGAACAACTCCTCCCCGACGTCGAACTGGTGCAGGGCGACCTCGAGGACTCCGCCTCCCTGCGGCGCGCGGTGGGCGAGGTCGACGCGATCGTCCTCACCCACGGATCCGGTGGCGACTCCCGCTCGGACGCCCGTGCGCACGTCGACTACGGCGGGGTTCTCAACATCCTGCGGGCCCTCGACGACGCCCGGCCGCGCGTGGCACTGATGACCTCCGTCTACGCCACGCGCAGCGACATCCCCGGTGCGACCCCGTGGAAGCGGCGCTCCGAGCGACTGCTCCGGGCCAGTGGCCTGCCCTACACGATCGTCCGGCCCGGCTGGTTCGACCATTCCGGCCCCACTCAGCGGCGGCTCGTTCTGGAGCAGGGCGGCACGGCGGACGGCGGGATCGCCCGCGACCAGATCGCCGAGACACTGGTACGCAGCCTGCTGACCGACACCGCGCTGGGCAAGACGTTCGAGCTCATCGCCACCGAAGGAGATGAGCCGTCGGACTGGGCAGAGCTCTTCGGCGCTCTGAAGGGCGACGAGTCCGGCTCCGTTGACGGCGTGTTGGACCCGGCCGACCTTCTTGTCGAAGCCGAGCCGCGAACGCTGCGCGCGGATCTCGAGGCCATCCGTTCCGTTCACGGAACCAGCGGATGA